The proteins below are encoded in one region of Drosophila santomea strain STO CAGO 1482 chromosome 3R, Prin_Dsan_1.1, whole genome shotgun sequence:
- the LOC120453964 gene encoding uncharacterized protein LOC120453964, translating into MEDSGIDSEDRQSNIYEDGAAGLLKTASGAPKHMSDLEFEVAFRGAGKVYAPTTIEIDEEEEATGGGSGRGHEPPNTCRILQRKLELKVERARRNYTQFQEEQAIKTQSSTLIPINRLPIPGEPEHKPLVDYKSESSDEAEEISFFPAQLKRSKRRQQNHELTDTFSIQEMTIDSDLESDDSAGTQNLELLLPSMKTTILDKFKGCFGCWRRR; encoded by the exons ATGGAGGATAGCGGCATCGACAGCGAGGACAGGCAATCGAACATCTACGAGGATGGGGCCGCGGGACTCCTG AAAACGGCCAGCGGAGCACCCAAGCATATGTCCGATTTGGAGTTTGAGGTGGCATTCAGGGGTGCCGGCAAGGTCTATGCCCCCACGACCATAGAAATCGATGAAGAGGAGGAAGCGACCGGAGGAGGAAGCGGTCGAGGCCACGAGCCACCCAACACATGCCGCATACTGCAGCGCAAACTGGAGCTGAAGGTCGAGCGCGCCCGGCGGAACTACACTCAGTTTCAGGAGGAGCAG GCCATCAAGACGCAGTCGTCCACTCTGATACCGATCAACCGGCTACCCATTCCTGGCGAACCGGAACACAAGCCCCTGGTGGACTACAAATCCGAGAGCAGCGACGAGGCCGAGGAGATCTCCTTCTTCCCAGCCCAACTAAAGCGGTCCAAGCGTCGCCAGCAGAACCACGAACTGACTGACACCTTCAGCATACAGGAGATGACCATTGACTCGGATCTGGAGTCGGACGACAGTGCTGGCACCCAGAATCTCGAGCTCCTGCTGCCCTCCATGAAGACGACCATTCTGGACAAGTTCAAGGGCTGCTTCGGATGCTGGCGACGCAGGTAA